In one window of Desulforhabdus amnigena DNA:
- a CDS encoding Gfo/Idh/MocA family oxidoreductase has product MISIPSQLVRLWGGPEQFNDSESIIHWDWQEHNLWQRITTLDALHGWNPYSGFNLDCAACSAALDEVEAWLTHVDRSSGKKFPRSKNPSEKQPPPPSPQESVECSQIRPEILYRFLNLQSAKLKAKELSAVLYGLGNYAKTIILPNTPRGVCIKSIHEIDTTQIGPNPSSHITWSTAPYPAPDDRADVYFIAGFHHTHAPIAIHALRHDAVAVVEKPICTTHSQLEELLEAMHGGGKLYACFHKRYLPFNDFAFEDLGQRADAPINYHCIVYEVPLPALHWYNWPNSCTRLVSNGCHWIDHFLYLNRFSSVQSASVKPFTNGSLNVTIELMNGAVFTMTLTDEGSQRVGVQDYIELRANDVTVKMTNGSEYQAEGRNRILRRKRINKMLTYHLMYRTIGQHILDGKPGDSLESVACSTGVILDLEDQLKSFITN; this is encoded by the coding sequence GTGATTTCAATTCCATCACAGTTGGTTCGGCTTTGGGGCGGGCCTGAACAGTTCAATGATAGTGAAAGTATTATCCACTGGGATTGGCAAGAACACAATCTTTGGCAGAGAATAACGACGTTGGATGCTCTACATGGCTGGAACCCCTATTCCGGCTTCAATCTTGACTGTGCAGCATGCTCCGCGGCCTTGGATGAGGTGGAAGCATGGCTAACGCATGTTGATCGATCTTCCGGAAAAAAGTTTCCTCGCAGTAAGAACCCATCAGAAAAACAGCCACCGCCACCATCTCCCCAGGAGAGCGTGGAATGTTCTCAGATACGACCTGAAATCCTATATCGTTTTTTAAACCTACAATCTGCTAAACTAAAGGCAAAAGAACTGTCGGCAGTACTATACGGTCTGGGCAATTACGCCAAAACAATCATTTTGCCCAACACCCCAAGAGGCGTTTGTATTAAGTCCATTCATGAAATAGACACAACCCAAATCGGTCCCAATCCATCATCTCACATAACCTGGAGCACCGCCCCCTACCCTGCCCCTGATGACAGGGCAGATGTGTATTTTATCGCCGGATTCCATCATACACATGCTCCAATTGCCATTCATGCGCTTCGCCATGATGCTGTTGCAGTGGTCGAAAAACCAATCTGTACCACGCACTCCCAACTGGAGGAACTCCTGGAAGCAATGCATGGTGGAGGCAAACTCTACGCATGCTTCCACAAAAGATATCTGCCCTTTAACGACTTTGCTTTTGAGGACCTGGGGCAGCGCGCTGATGCGCCGATTAACTACCACTGCATCGTATATGAGGTGCCATTACCGGCACTGCATTGGTACAATTGGCCAAATTCCTGCACTCGTCTTGTTTCCAACGGTTGCCACTGGATTGACCATTTCCTTTATCTCAACCGGTTCTCATCAGTACAATCAGCCAGTGTAAAGCCTTTTACAAATGGTTCGCTAAACGTGACTATCGAATTAATGAATGGTGCCGTTTTCACGATGACCCTCACTGATGAGGGTAGCCAGCGGGTTGGTGTTCAGGATTACATCGAACTTCGGGCAAATGATGTAACCGTTAAGATGACCAATGGATCAGAGTACCAGGCTGAAGGGCGGAACCGCATCCTTCGGCGCAAAAGAATCAATAAAATGCTAACTTATCATCTAATGTATCGGACCATAGGACAACACATTCTTGATGGCAAACCCGGTGACAGTCTGGAGAGCGTCGCATGTTCGACAGGAGTTATTCTTGACCTGGAGGATCAACTGAAATCGTTTATTACGAACTGA